A window from Streptomyces subrutilus encodes these proteins:
- a CDS encoding glutamate ABC transporter substrate-binding protein gives MRIRAERASESPAGDPDRAGPGAAARPAGARRGARRLRGWGGVSAMAAACAVTAAGVLLTLTQAAPDPGRPGAVRDPASVVVAPKAAAAPWGPTDTCPSPEASLRPSTVDGATVARIKSAGKLVAGVDQNSFRWGYLNQARDGRLDGFDIDLVRAIAKDILGDPDAVIYRAIPTSQRIPALQEGRVDIVVRTMTINCKRLEDVAFSTAYFEAGQQVLAPKGSPITGYDTSLKGRRICFAAGSTAEATLSAQSYGSVPVTVPNQLDCLVRLQLGEVDGIVTDNALAAGQAAQDPSVRLVGSPFTREFYGVAMNKGATDLVRRVNKVLEDYRAGGAASPWMASYGVHLKAVLPDVSGPPEPKYRDG, from the coding sequence ATGCGGATACGGGCGGAACGAGCCTCCGAAAGCCCCGCGGGCGACCCGGACCGTGCGGGCCCCGGCGCCGCGGCCCGGCCCGCCGGCGCGCGGCGCGGCGCGCGGCGGCTGCGCGGCTGGGGCGGGGTGAGCGCGATGGCCGCGGCCTGCGCGGTGACCGCGGCCGGGGTGCTGCTCACGCTGACGCAGGCGGCGCCCGACCCGGGGCGCCCGGGCGCGGTCCGCGACCCCGCGTCGGTGGTGGTGGCCCCGAAGGCCGCCGCGGCCCCCTGGGGCCCCACCGACACCTGCCCGAGCCCGGAGGCGAGCCTGCGCCCGTCCACCGTGGACGGCGCGACCGTCGCCCGGATCAAGAGCGCCGGCAAGCTGGTGGCGGGCGTGGACCAGAACAGCTTCCGCTGGGGCTACCTCAACCAGGCCCGCGACGGCCGCCTCGACGGCTTCGACATCGACCTGGTCCGGGCCATCGCCAAGGACATCCTGGGCGACCCGGACGCGGTCATCTACCGCGCCATCCCCACCAGCCAGCGCATCCCCGCGCTCCAGGAGGGGCGGGTCGACATCGTCGTGCGGACGATGACGATCAACTGCAAGCGGCTGGAGGACGTGGCCTTCTCGACCGCCTACTTCGAGGCGGGCCAGCAGGTGCTGGCGCCGAAGGGCTCGCCGATCACCGGCTACGACACCTCGCTCAAGGGCAGGCGGATCTGCTTCGCGGCCGGCTCCACCGCGGAGGCGACGCTGTCGGCGCAGTCCTACGGATCGGTCCCGGTCACCGTCCCCAACCAGCTGGACTGCCTGGTGCGGCTCCAACTGGGCGAGGTGGACGGCATCGTCACCGACAACGCCCTCGCGGCCGGCCAGGCCGCCCAGGACCCCTCGGTGCGGCTGGTGGGCTCGCCCTTCACCCGCGAGTTCTACGGGGTCGCGATGAACAAGGGCGCCACCGACCTGGTCCGGCGGGTCAACAAGGTGCTGGAGGACTACCGCGCGGGCGGCGCCGCCAGTCCGTGGATGGCCTCCTACGGCGTGCACCTGAAGGCCGTGCTGCCCGACGTCTCCGGCCCGCCCGAGCCCAAGTACCGGGACGGCTGA
- a CDS encoding N-acetylglucosamine kinase: MGVTLGAVLAIDAGNSKTDVALLGPDGSVLVKGQAGGFQPFRAGVAGAVDVVAEAMASVGLRVRGEAGPCVEHVSACLANADFPVEEDRLAREIRSRNWGRVTAVHNDTFALLRAGLPAGSDPCGVAVVCGAGINCVGMTPDGRTARFPAIGRISGDWGGGGGLADEAMWFAARAEDGRGGPTELARALPAHFGLDSVYELIEAMHLGRVPAERRHELTPLLFAVAAAGDPVALSLVHRQADEVVAMATVALRRLDLLDAEVPVVLGGSVLAARHPQLNDRITQRLAEAAPRAVMTVVEAPPVLGAGLLGLDALGSEPLAYRKLRAQFG; the protein is encoded by the coding sequence ATGGGCGTGACCCTCGGCGCCGTCCTGGCGATCGACGCGGGCAACAGCAAGACGGACGTGGCCCTGCTCGGTCCGGACGGCTCGGTGCTGGTCAAGGGGCAGGCCGGTGGCTTCCAGCCGTTCCGCGCGGGGGTGGCCGGGGCCGTCGACGTGGTGGCCGAGGCGATGGCCTCCGTCGGACTGCGCGTCCGGGGCGAGGCCGGCCCCTGCGTCGAGCACGTGTCGGCCTGCCTGGCCAACGCCGACTTCCCGGTGGAGGAGGACCGGTTGGCGCGCGAGATCCGGAGCCGCAACTGGGGCCGGGTGACGGCGGTGCACAACGACACCTTCGCGCTGCTGCGCGCCGGGCTGCCCGCGGGTTCCGACCCGTGCGGGGTCGCGGTGGTGTGCGGGGCCGGGATCAACTGCGTGGGCATGACCCCGGACGGGCGGACCGCGCGCTTCCCGGCGATCGGCCGGATCTCGGGCGACTGGGGCGGCGGCGGCGGACTGGCCGACGAGGCCATGTGGTTCGCGGCCCGGGCCGAGGACGGGCGCGGCGGCCCGACCGAACTGGCCCGGGCGCTGCCCGCGCACTTCGGACTCGACTCGGTGTACGAGCTGATCGAGGCGATGCACCTGGGCCGCGTGCCGGCGGAGCGGCGGCACGAGCTGACGCCGCTGCTGTTCGCGGTGGCGGCCGCGGGCGATCCGGTGGCGCTGTCGCTGGTGCACCGGCAGGCGGACGAGGTGGTGGCGATGGCGACGGTGGCGCTGCGCCGGCTGGACCTGCTGGACGCCGAGGTCCCGGTGGTGCTCGGCGGCAGCGTGCTGGCCGCCCGGCACCCGCAGTTGAACGACCGGATCACCCAGCGGCTGGCCGAGGCCGCCCCGCGGGCCGTGATGACGGTGGTCGAGGCCCCTCCGGTCCTGGGGGCCGGGCTGCTGGGACTGGACGCGCTCGGCTCGGAACCCCTCGCCTACAGAAAACTCCGTGCCCAATTCGGGTGA
- a CDS encoding 6-phospho-beta-glucosidase: MKLAVVGGGSTYTPELIDGFARLRDTLPIAELVLIDPAAERLELIGGLARRIFARQGHPGRITTTSDLDAGVAGADAVLIQLRVGGQAARLQDETWPLECGCVGQETTGAGGLAKALRTVPVVLDIAERVRRASPDAWIIDFTNPVGIVTRALLKAGHKAVGLCNVAIGFQRKFAALLELAPADIHLDHVGLNHLTWELGVRRGGPDGEDLLPELLAAHGEAVAADLHLPRAVLDRLGVVPSYYLRYFYAHDEVVRELGTKPSRAAEVAAMERELLGLYGDPALDEKPALLAKRGGAFYSEAAVDLAASLLGDGGSAVQVVNTFNNGTLPFLPDDAVVEVQARVDGSGPVPLAAPRLDPLYAGLVAHVTAYEDLALDAALRGGRERVFRALLAHPLVGQYDRAEGLTDRLLAHNKEHLPWA; encoded by the coding sequence ATGAAACTCGCAGTGGTGGGCGGCGGTTCCACCTACACCCCCGAGCTGATCGACGGGTTCGCCCGGCTGCGCGACACCCTGCCGATCGCCGAGCTGGTCCTCATCGACCCCGCGGCCGAGCGGCTGGAGCTGATCGGCGGCCTGGCCCGGCGGATCTTCGCCCGGCAGGGGCACCCCGGCCGGATCACCACCACCTCCGACCTCGACGCGGGCGTGGCGGGGGCCGACGCGGTCCTGATCCAGCTGCGCGTGGGCGGCCAGGCGGCCCGGCTCCAGGACGAGACCTGGCCGCTGGAGTGCGGCTGCGTCGGCCAGGAGACCACGGGCGCGGGCGGCCTCGCCAAGGCGCTGCGCACCGTCCCGGTGGTCCTGGACATCGCCGAGCGGGTGCGCCGGGCCAGCCCGGACGCCTGGATCATCGACTTCACCAACCCGGTCGGCATCGTCACCCGGGCGCTGCTGAAGGCCGGCCACAAGGCCGTGGGGCTGTGCAACGTCGCCATCGGGTTCCAGCGGAAGTTCGCGGCCCTGCTGGAGCTGGCCCCGGCCGACATCCACCTGGACCACGTCGGCCTCAACCACCTCACCTGGGAGCTGGGCGTGCGCCGCGGCGGACCGGACGGCGAGGACCTGCTGCCGGAGCTCCTCGCCGCGCACGGCGAGGCCGTCGCCGCCGACCTGCACCTGCCGCGCGCGGTGCTGGACCGCCTGGGCGTGGTGCCCTCGTACTACCTGCGCTACTTCTACGCCCACGACGAGGTCGTGCGGGAACTCGGCACCAAGCCCTCGCGGGCCGCCGAGGTCGCCGCGATGGAACGGGAGCTGCTCGGCCTGTACGGGGACCCGGCCCTGGACGAGAAGCCCGCGCTGCTGGCCAAGCGGGGCGGCGCCTTCTACTCGGAGGCCGCCGTGGACCTGGCCGCCTCGCTGCTCGGCGACGGCGGCTCCGCCGTCCAGGTGGTCAACACGTTCAACAACGGCACCCTGCCCTTCCTCCCCGACGACGCGGTCGTCGAGGTGCAGGCCCGGGTGGACGGCTCCGGGCCGGTCCCGCTGGCCGCGCCCCGGCTGGACCCCCTGTACGCCGGGCTGGTCGCGCACGTGACGGCGTACGAGGACCTGGCCCTGGACGCGGCCCTGCGCGGCGGCCGCGAGCGGGTGTTCCGGGCCCTGCTGGCGCACCCGCTGGTCGGCCAGTACGACCGCGCGGAGGGGCTGACCGACCGGCTGCTCGCGCACAACAAGGAGCACCTGCCATGGGCGTGA
- a CDS encoding carbohydrate ABC transporter permease: MSTHRRKAALHWIGVHSLGVAAALFFVLPFVFLFLTSLMGDRQALTRDLWPHTWEWGNYAKVWHTPGFLTWWRNTLLYAGLGTLLTVVSSLPVAYALAKFRFRGRRLSLLLVIAMMMLPPQVVVIPMYLFWAKQLDLSGTLWPLIIPMAFGDAFSIFLLRQFLLTIPDEYLDAARVDGCGEVRTLLRVVLPMAKPGLAAVALFQFFAAWNDYFGPQIYASDNPAAWTLSYGLESFKGAHHTNWNLTMAATVLVMAPVIVLFFFAQKAFVEGVTLTGVKG, from the coding sequence ATGAGCACCCACAGGCGCAAGGCCGCACTGCACTGGATCGGGGTCCACTCCCTCGGCGTGGCCGCCGCCCTGTTCTTCGTCCTCCCCTTCGTCTTCCTCTTCCTGACCTCCCTGATGGGCGACCGGCAGGCGCTGACCCGCGACCTGTGGCCGCACACCTGGGAGTGGGGCAACTACGCGAAGGTGTGGCACACCCCGGGCTTCCTGACCTGGTGGCGCAACACCCTGCTGTACGCCGGACTCGGCACCCTGCTGACCGTGGTCTCCTCGCTGCCCGTGGCCTACGCGCTCGCCAAGTTCCGCTTCCGCGGGCGCCGGCTCTCGCTGCTGCTGGTGATCGCCATGATGATGCTGCCGCCCCAGGTGGTGGTCATCCCGATGTACCTCTTCTGGGCCAAGCAGCTCGACCTGTCGGGCACCCTGTGGCCGCTGATCATCCCGATGGCCTTCGGAGACGCGTTCTCCATCTTCCTGCTGCGCCAGTTCCTGCTGACCATCCCGGACGAGTACCTGGACGCGGCGCGCGTGGACGGCTGCGGGGAGGTGCGCACCCTGCTGCGCGTCGTCCTGCCGATGGCGAAGCCCGGTCTGGCCGCCGTCGCGCTGTTCCAGTTCTTCGCGGCCTGGAACGACTACTTCGGCCCGCAGATCTACGCCTCCGACAACCCGGCCGCCTGGACGCTCAGTTACGGACTGGAGTCCTTCAAGGGCGCCCACCACACCAATTGGAACCTGACCATGGCCGCGACCGTGCTGGTCATGGCCCCGGTGATCGTCCTCTTCTTCTTCGCCCAGAAGGCGTTCGTCGAAGGCGTCACCCTGACCGGAGTGAAAGGCTAG
- a CDS encoding carbohydrate ABC transporter permease — MTSTHTTSGASGGARALRAKHRRSALRTAAFLSPWLIGFAVFFAYPLLSTVYFSFTKYDGFRPPVFNGLDNWSYVFTDYPLFWPAMRNTLWLVVVMVSCRVVFGLGVGLLITKIKTGAGIFRTLFYLPYLAPPVAATLAFVFLLNPGTGPVNVILDAVGLPTPGWFTDAGWSKPALTALAVWGVGDLMVIFMAALLDVPREQYEAAELDGAGAWARFRHITLPNISPIILFAVVTGVIQAMQYYTQPLVAGKVASGVIGGSGQQFEPGYPDKSTLTLPQVVYNVGFQRFDYGAACVVALVLFALSMAFTALLMRRRGGLIGAGE, encoded by the coding sequence ATGACCAGCACGCACACCACGAGCGGCGCCTCCGGCGGCGCCCGCGCCCTGCGGGCGAAGCACCGCCGGTCCGCCCTGCGCACCGCGGCCTTCCTGTCGCCCTGGCTGATCGGGTTCGCGGTCTTCTTCGCCTACCCGCTGCTGTCCACCGTCTACTTCTCCTTCACGAAGTACGACGGCTTCCGGCCCCCGGTGTTCAACGGGCTGGACAACTGGAGCTACGTCTTCACCGACTATCCGCTCTTCTGGCCGGCGATGCGCAACACCCTGTGGCTCGTCGTGGTCATGGTGAGCTGCCGGGTCGTCTTCGGCCTCGGCGTCGGCCTGCTCATCACGAAGATCAAGACCGGGGCCGGCATCTTCCGCACCCTGTTCTACCTGCCCTACCTGGCCCCGCCGGTCGCCGCGACCCTCGCCTTCGTCTTCCTCCTCAACCCCGGCACCGGCCCGGTCAACGTCATCCTCGACGCGGTCGGACTGCCCACGCCCGGCTGGTTCACCGACGCCGGCTGGTCCAAGCCCGCGCTGACCGCCCTGGCCGTGTGGGGGGTCGGCGACCTGATGGTCATCTTCATGGCCGCCCTGCTCGACGTGCCCAGGGAGCAGTACGAGGCCGCCGAGCTGGACGGGGCCGGCGCGTGGGCGCGCTTCCGCCACATCACCCTGCCGAACATCTCCCCGATCATCCTGTTCGCGGTGGTCACCGGGGTCATCCAGGCCATGCAGTACTACACCCAGCCCCTGGTGGCCGGGAAGGTGGCCTCCGGCGTCATCGGCGGCTCGGGGCAGCAGTTCGAGCCGGGCTACCCCGACAAGTCCACCCTGACCCTGCCCCAGGTCGTCTACAACGTCGGGTTCCAGCGCTTCGACTACGGCGCCGCCTGCGTCGTCGCCCTGGTCCTGTTCGCCCTCTCCATGGCCTTCACCGCGCTCCTGATGCGCCGCCGTGGCGGACTGATCGGAGCCGGTGAATGA
- a CDS encoding ABC transporter substrate-binding protein — MPRTGRLTAAATLLAAISVLATACTGQGGNTAADDPGKDVTLNFWHGWSAPSEIKAIEENIARFEKAHPNIKVQVTGNMTDDKINQALRAGGDKAPDVVASFTTDSVGKFCNSRAFADLNPLLKKSGIDKEKVFPKTLLEYTQFNGNQCTLPLLNDAYGLVYNKTAFAAAGITEPPRTWSQFTEVAQKLTKTSGDSYEQVGLMPTYHGYETTPMRLAAQWSPTYFGADGKSNLAKDPAFAKMLTAQKDLVDKLGGYEKLERFRNTFGDEWSAEHPFHTGKVAMQVDGEWRPSMAKEAGVPFEIGTAPLPVPDDQAADYGKGYLSGTIMGIASGSAKQNASWELVKYMTTDTEAVVAFANAIHNVPSTLAALESPDLQVTPESKTFLDIARHPKSGTTPAQADGGTYQLTFQDFAYAVEKGAVADIPAGLAKVDQQIDTDIAKAK, encoded by the coding sequence ATGCCCAGAACCGGACGCCTGACCGCCGCAGCCACCCTTCTCGCCGCGATATCCGTCCTCGCCACCGCCTGTACGGGACAGGGCGGCAACACGGCCGCCGACGACCCGGGCAAGGACGTCACCCTCAACTTCTGGCACGGCTGGTCCGCGCCGAGCGAGATCAAGGCGATCGAGGAGAACATCGCCCGGTTCGAGAAGGCGCACCCGAACATCAAGGTCCAGGTCACGGGCAACATGACCGACGACAAGATCAACCAGGCGCTGCGGGCGGGCGGCGACAAGGCCCCCGACGTGGTCGCCTCCTTCACCACCGACAGCGTCGGCAAGTTCTGCAACTCGCGCGCCTTCGCCGACCTGAACCCCCTCCTGAAGAAGTCCGGCATCGACAAGGAGAAGGTCTTCCCCAAGACCCTGCTGGAGTACACCCAGTTCAACGGCAACCAGTGCACCCTGCCGCTGCTGAACGACGCCTACGGCCTCGTCTACAACAAGACCGCCTTCGCGGCGGCCGGCATCACCGAGCCCCCGCGCACGTGGAGCCAATTCACCGAGGTCGCGCAGAAGCTGACCAAGACCAGCGGCGACTCGTACGAGCAGGTCGGCCTGATGCCCACCTACCACGGCTACGAGACCACCCCGATGCGGCTGGCCGCGCAGTGGAGCCCGACGTACTTCGGCGCCGACGGCAAGTCCAACCTGGCCAAGGACCCGGCCTTCGCGAAGATGCTCACCGCGCAGAAGGACCTGGTCGACAAACTGGGCGGCTACGAGAAGCTGGAGCGGTTCCGCAACACCTTCGGCGACGAGTGGAGCGCCGAACACCCCTTCCACACCGGCAAGGTCGCCATGCAGGTCGACGGCGAGTGGCGGCCCTCGATGGCCAAGGAGGCGGGAGTGCCGTTCGAGATCGGCACCGCCCCGCTGCCCGTCCCGGACGACCAGGCCGCCGACTACGGCAAGGGCTACCTCTCCGGCACGATCATGGGCATCGCCTCGGGCAGCGCCAAGCAGAACGCCTCCTGGGAGCTGGTCAAGTACATGACCACGGACACGGAGGCGGTGGTGGCCTTCGCCAACGCCATCCACAACGTGCCGTCCACCCTGGCGGCCCTGGAGTCGCCGGACCTCCAGGTGACCCCGGAGTCCAAGACCTTCCTCGACATCGCCCGGCACCCCAAGTCCGGCACCACCCCGGCCCAGGCAGACGGCGGCACCTACCAGCTGACCTTCCAGGACTTCGCGTACGCGGTCGAGAAGGGCGCCGTCGCCGACATCCCGGCCGGCCTCGCCAAGGTCGACCAGCAGATCGACACGGACATCGCGAAGGCGAAGTAG
- a CDS encoding ROK family transcriptional regulator, with protein sequence MPAATPGTPSLLRAMNDRAALDLLLAHGPLSRTRIGHLTGLSKPTASQLLARLEAAGLVVATGTDGGRPGPSAQLYAVNPRAAYAGGVDVTPGRVLAAVADLTGTVVGSHEVAYAEGAGAVDQVCEALGGAVKAAGLHRSDLHRVVIATPGAFDPQTGRLRYASHLPGWHSPTLLDELAAALPMPVEYENDVNLAAVAEQRRGAARGHEDFVLLWNEEGLGAALVLGGRLHRGWTGGAGEVGFLPVPGHPLVRQVTRANSGGYQELAGFQVLPGLAAGLGIDVPAPADAPDGPHGAEVAAAVALLARAAATPEGPYLAFLQSYATGLATGLASLVSVLDPEIVVLSGGVIAAGGEPLRALLEAELAELAPSRPRLVAGQVTERPVLHGALESALAATRDEVFDTSR encoded by the coding sequence ATGCCCGCCGCCACGCCCGGAACGCCCAGCCTCTTGCGCGCCATGAACGACCGGGCCGCGCTCGACCTGCTGCTGGCCCACGGCCCGCTCTCCCGCACCCGGATCGGACACCTGACCGGCCTGTCCAAGCCCACCGCCTCCCAGCTGCTGGCCCGGCTGGAGGCCGCCGGGCTGGTGGTGGCCACCGGCACCGACGGCGGCCGCCCCGGCCCCAGCGCCCAGCTGTACGCCGTCAACCCCCGGGCGGCGTACGCGGGCGGCGTGGACGTCACCCCGGGGCGGGTGCTGGCGGCCGTCGCGGACCTCACCGGCACGGTGGTCGGCAGCCACGAGGTGGCCTACGCCGAGGGCGCCGGGGCCGTCGACCAGGTCTGCGAGGCCCTCGGCGGAGCCGTCAAGGCCGCCGGGCTGCACCGCTCCGACCTGCACCGGGTGGTCATCGCCACCCCGGGCGCCTTCGACCCGCAGACCGGCCGGCTGCGCTACGCCAGCCACCTCCCCGGCTGGCACTCCCCCACCCTCCTCGACGAACTGGCGGCGGCCCTGCCCATGCCGGTCGAGTACGAGAACGACGTCAACCTCGCCGCGGTCGCCGAGCAGCGCCGCGGCGCGGCCCGCGGCCACGAGGACTTCGTGCTGCTGTGGAACGAGGAGGGGCTCGGCGCCGCCCTGGTGCTCGGGGGCCGGCTGCACCGCGGCTGGACCGGCGGCGCGGGCGAAGTGGGCTTCCTGCCCGTCCCCGGGCACCCGCTGGTCCGGCAGGTCACCCGGGCCAACTCCGGCGGCTACCAGGAACTGGCCGGTTTCCAGGTGCTGCCCGGGCTCGCCGCCGGTCTGGGCATCGACGTGCCCGCGCCGGCCGATGCCCCGGACGGACCGCACGGCGCGGAGGTGGCGGCCGCGGTCGCCCTGCTCGCCCGGGCCGCCGCCACGCCCGAAGGCCCGTACCTGGCCTTCCTCCAGTCCTACGCCACCGGGCTCGCGACCGGTCTGGCCTCGCTGGTCTCCGTACTGGACCCCGAGATCGTGGTCCTGTCCGGCGGCGTCATCGCGGCCGGCGGCGAACCGCTGCGCGCCCTGCTGGAGGCCGAGCTCGCCGAACTGGCCCCGTCCCGGCCCCGCCTGGTCGCCGGTCAGGTCACCGAACGGCCGGTCCTGCACGGCGCGCTGGAGAGCGCGCTGGCCGCCACCCGCGACGAGGTCTTCGACACCTCCCGCTGA
- a CDS encoding mechanosensitive ion channel family protein: MPWPAALLPLAADTPDTSTTLRETHQSVTEAASFIEENWADWLYLGLRILLIIVIAGVLRSVVRKSLTKLITRMNRGAEAMEGMALGGLLVNAERRRQRSEAIGSVLRSVASFLILGTAGLMVLGALKINLGPLLASAGVAGVAIGFGARNLVTDFLSGVFMILEDQYGVGDKIDAGVASGEVIEVGLRVTKLRGDNGEIWYVRNGEIKRIGNLSQGWATAGVDVQVRPTESLPHLREVIQEVADGLAKDSPWDERLWGPVEVLGLDEVLLASMTVKVSAKTMPGQQFAVERELRWRIKEAFDAAGIRIIGGLPEAGDEEEAVDPSASVAAPSAMANPTSPQSLATAPIPQQPASGGPRITK; this comes from the coding sequence GTGCCCTGGCCCGCCGCCCTGCTGCCGCTCGCAGCAGACACCCCGGACACGTCCACGACGCTCAGGGAGACGCACCAGAGCGTCACCGAGGCCGCGAGCTTCATCGAGGAGAACTGGGCCGACTGGCTGTACCTGGGCCTGCGGATCCTCCTGATCATCGTCATCGCGGGCGTCCTGCGCTCGGTGGTCCGCAAGTCGCTGACCAAGCTGATAACCCGGATGAACCGCGGCGCCGAGGCCATGGAGGGCATGGCGCTGGGCGGGCTGCTGGTCAACGCGGAGCGGCGGCGCCAGCGGTCCGAGGCGATCGGGTCCGTGCTGCGCTCGGTGGCCTCGTTCCTGATCCTCGGCACGGCCGGGCTGATGGTGCTCGGCGCGCTCAAGATCAACCTGGGGCCGCTGCTGGCGAGCGCCGGCGTGGCCGGTGTCGCGATCGGCTTCGGCGCCCGGAACCTGGTGACGGACTTCCTCTCCGGCGTCTTCATGATCCTGGAGGACCAGTACGGCGTCGGGGACAAGATCGACGCGGGCGTGGCCTCCGGCGAGGTCATCGAGGTCGGGCTGCGCGTGACCAAGCTGCGCGGCGACAACGGCGAGATCTGGTACGTCCGCAACGGCGAGATCAAGCGGATCGGCAACCTCAGCCAGGGCTGGGCGACCGCCGGGGTCGACGTGCAGGTCAGGCCGACGGAGAGCCTGCCGCACCTGCGCGAGGTGATCCAGGAGGTCGCGGACGGCCTGGCCAAGGACAGCCCGTGGGACGAGCGGCTGTGGGGTCCGGTGGAGGTGCTGGGCCTGGACGAGGTGCTGCTCGCCTCGATGACCGTGAAGGTGTCGGCGAAGACGATGCCGGGGCAGCAGTTCGCGGTGGAGCGGGAGCTGCGCTGGCGGATCAAGGAGGCCTTCGACGCGGCGGGCATCCGCATCATCGGCGGCCTGCCGGAGGCGGGCGACGAGGAGGAGGCGGTCGATCCCTCGGCCTCGGTGGCCGCGCCGTCGGCGATGGCGAACCCGACCTCGCCGCAGTCGCTGGCCACCGCCCCGATACCGCAGCAGCCCGCGTCCGGCGGCCCGCGGATCACCAAGTAG
- a CDS encoding HNH endonuclease — protein sequence MPHVLVLNASYEPLGVVPLRRALVLVLENKAVSLEESGAYLHSATRAVPAPSVVRLKRFVRVPYRGPVPLTRRALFARDGGRCMYCGAVATSVDHVIPRSRGGQHAWDNVVAACRRCNHVKADRHLLELGWRLRHQPAPPSGLAWRIIGTGHRDPRWMPYLQPYGAEDALERIGAAAS from the coding sequence GTGCCGCACGTCCTGGTCCTCAACGCGTCGTACGAGCCGCTCGGCGTCGTACCGCTCCGCCGCGCGCTCGTCCTCGTCCTGGAGAACAAAGCGGTCTCCCTGGAGGAATCCGGCGCCTATCTGCACAGCGCGACAAGGGCCGTCCCCGCTCCCAGCGTGGTCCGGCTCAAGCGCTTCGTGCGGGTCCCCTACCGGGGGCCCGTTCCGCTCACCCGGCGCGCCCTGTTCGCCCGCGACGGCGGCCGCTGCATGTACTGCGGGGCCGTCGCCACCAGCGTCGACCACGTCATCCCGCGCAGCCGGGGCGGCCAGCACGCCTGGGACAACGTCGTCGCCGCGTGCCGCCGCTGCAACCACGTCAAGGCCGACCGGCACCTGCTGGAGCTCGGCTGGCGGCTGCGCCACCAGCCGGCCCCGCCCTCCGGGCTGGCCTGGCGCATCATCGGCACGGGCCACCGCGACCCCCGGTGGATGCCCTACCTCCAGCCCTACGGGGCCGAGGACGCCCTGGAGCGCATCGGGGCCGCGGCGTCGTAG